Part of the Triticum urartu cultivar G1812 chromosome 2, Tu2.1, whole genome shotgun sequence genome, AATCTTAACTTGTCCATCCCACGCCTGTCATCAGAAGCTTCCGGTACCGTGGGGCTATCCTGGGCCAGGCCCGATTCTATAGTTTGTAAATTTGGGCAGTTTGGACCCAGATGGCCCAATTGATAACAGCGGGAACATTTGTTGACTCTTCTGAAAATATAATCATCCGTCGGGACCGATTCCAGGGCCCAAATTTTGGCAATGTGTGCATCATCATAACCCACATGTCGGAAATCCATAATGTGAAGAAGAGTAAAAGTAGGAATAGAATCCCAATAAGAGGACCGGTAATTACTGCCAATAAATGTGGATTGCTGTCCTTGAGAATATGTTTTAATGACTGATTGGAAGTTGCCAAAACGGATAGCATTGTTGCCTTCGTGATGCGTAGAAACATTCGAATGAAAGCTACCAAACGAAATGGTTGAACAATGAACCAGAGTTTGATCGTCATGAACCAATGAATCCTGGTTATGAGTGGATCCTTGAGCCTTATTAGTGTTGACTTCATTAGATGATTCTTTAGTTGCAAAAGTATGCTCTAAACCAAATTTTGTCAGTTCTTTCGAGGACACAACTTGTTGATAATCCCCTCTAGTTAAGAAGTTGAGTTTTGTTTTGATAGCCACAGGAGAACGAATAACCACTTCAGAAAGCTCTTGATCAAAATGCCAAGTATGGTCATTACTAGTAGTTGACCAAACCGAATGGCGATAGAGATTGAAATGGCAGACAAAATCGGGCCAAACACGATCCTTGAGGCCGTAAATGAAATGACCAACTTTATTTGAAGCCACGGAGAAACAAAATTGACGACCAACCAGGTGTTTGACATTGAGACCAGAGGCGGATCCACCAATACAGCATTGAAGCGCAAGACCCACCGATTCAACCGTGAGAAGAAAAGAGGCAGAGGAGAAAGCCACAACAANNNNNNNNNNNNNNNNNNNNNNNNNNNNNNNNNNNNNNNNNNNNNNNNNNNNNNNNNNNNNNNNNNNNNNNNNNNNNNNNNNNNNNNNNNNNNNNNNNNNNNNNNNNNNNNNNNNNNNNNNNNNNNNNNNNNNNNNNNNNNNNNNNNNNNNNNNNNNNNNNNNNNNNNNNNNNNNNNNNNNNNNNNNNNNNNNNNNNNNNNNNNNNNNNNNNNNNNNNNNNNNNNNNNNNNNNNNNNNNNNNNNNNNNNNNNNNNNNNNNNNNNNNNNNNNNNNNNNNNNNNNNNNNNNNNNNNNNNNNNNNNNNNNNNNNNNNNNNNNNNNNNNNNNNNNNNNNNNNNNNNNNNNNNNNNNNNNNNNNNNNNNNNNNNNNNNNNNNNNNNNNNNNNNNNNCNNNNNNNNNNNNNNNNNNNNNNNNNNNNNNNNNNNNNNNNNNNNNNNNNNNNNNNNNNNNNNNNNNNNNNNNNNNNNNNNNNNNNNNNNNNNNNNNNNNNNNNNNNNNNNNNNNNNNNNNNNNNNNNNNNNNNNNNNNNNNNNNNNNNNNNNNNNNNNNNNNNNNNNNNNNNNNNNNNNNNNNNNNNNNNNNNNNNNNNNNNNNNNNNNNNNNNNNNNNNNNNNNNNNNNNNNNNNNNNNNNNNNNNNNNNNNNNNNNNNNNNNNNNNNNNNNNNNNNNNNNNNNNNNNNNNNNNNNNNNNNNNNNNNNNNNNNNNNNNNNNNNNNNNNNNNNNNNNNNNNNNNNNNNNNNNNNNNNNNNNNNNNNNNNNNNNNNNNNNNNNNNNNNNNNNNNNNNNNNNNNNNNNNNNNNNNNNNNNNNNNNNNNNNNNNNNNNNNNNNNNNNNNNNNNNNNNNNNNNNNNNNNNNNNNNNNNNNNNNNNNNNNNNNNNNNNNNNNNNNNNNNNNNNNNNNNNNNNNNNNNNNNNNNNNNNNNNNNNNNNNNNNNNNNNNNNNNNNNNNNNNNNNNNNNNNNNNNNNNNNNNNNNNNNNNNNNNNNNNNNNNNNNNNNNNNNNNNNNNNNNNNNNNNNNNNNNNNNNNNNNNNNNNNNNNNNNNNNNNNNNNNNNNNNNNNNNNNNNNNNNNNNNNNNNNNNNNNNNNNNNNNNNNNNNNNNNNNNNNNNNNNNNNNNNNNNNNNNNNNNNNNNNNNNNNNNNNNNNNNNNNNNNNNNNNNNNNNNNNNNNNNNNNNNNNNNNNNNNNNNNNNNNNNNNNNNNNNNNNNNNNNNNNNNNNNNNNNNNNNNNNNNNNNNNNNNNNNNNNNNNNNNNNNNNNNNNNNNNNNNNNNNNNNNNNNNNNNNNNNNNNNNNNNNNNNNNNNNNNNNNNNNNNNNNNNNNNNNNNNNNNNNNNNNNNNNNNNNNNNNNNNNNNNNNNNNNNNNNNNNNNNNNNNNNNNNNNNNNNNagaagaaggagaaggaggagaaggagaaggagaaggagaagaaggagaaggagaagaaggagaaggaggtgaaggagaagaaggagaaggagaaggcgagggaggagaaggagagggaggagaaggagaagaagaaggaggaggagaaggagaagaaggagacggagaagaaggagaaggaggagaaggagaagaaggaggagaaggagaagaaggagaagaaggagaaggagaaggaggggaaggagaagaagaaggagaagaagaaggagaaggaggagaaggagaagaaggagaaggagaagaagaaggaggaggagaagaaggaggagaaggagaaggaggagaaggagaagaaggagaaggagaagaagaagaaggagaaggagaagaagaaggagaagaagaaggaggagaagaaggagaaggagaagaaggagaaggagaagaagggggAGGAGAAGGCGAGGGAGGAGAAGGCgagggaggagaaggagaagaagaaggaggaggagaaggagaagaaggagacggagaaggagaaggagaagaagggggAGGAGAAGGCgagggaggagaaggagaaggaggagaagaagagggaggagagggagaaggaggagaaggagaacgagaagaaggaggagaaggagaagaaagagaaggagaagaaggagaaggagaaggagaagaagaaggagaagaagaaggagaagaataaggagaagaagaagaagaagagggaggagaaggagaaggagaagaataaggagaagaagaagaagaagaagagggaggagaaggagaaggaggagaaggagaagaagggggAGGAGAAGGTGAGGGAGGAgtaggagaaggaggagaaggagaaggaggagaaggaggagaaggagaaggagaagaaggagaagaagaaggagaaggaggagaaggagaagaaggagaaggagaagcagaagaaggggaaggagaaggcgagggaggagaaggagaaggaggagaagaagagggaggagaaggagaaggaggagatggaggaggagaatgagaaagaggagaaggagaaggaggagaaggagaagaagaaggagaaggagaaggagaagaagaaggagaagaagaaggagaagaagaagaagaagaagaagaagaagaagaagagggaggagaaggagaaggaggagaaggaggaggaggagaagaaggaggaggagaagaaggaggagaagaaggagaaggagaagaagggggAGGAGAAGGCgagggaggagaaggagaaggaggagaagaagagggaggagaaggagaaggaggagaaggagaaggaggagaaggagaaggaggagaaggagaaggagaagaaggcggagaaggaggagaaggagaaggaggtgaaggagaaggagaaggaggaggaggagaaggagaaggaggagaaggagaagaaggagaagaaggagaaggagaaggaagaaacGGCAGAATTCATTTTGCAGAATTCATTCgcttcacggaagcttgcatagatggagtgcttgTTTGGATGAACTATGTTTTTTTGTATCGATGAACTATGCATGTATGGTAGGATGACACTATTGTAATATGTATGGTTGGATGCATGTATGTGGAACTTGCTATGTATGgttgatggaactatgcatgtatgatgaaattatatgtgttggatatctcatatGTTTGCTGTGAACTTGCCATGtgaaaaatatatatgtatcATCTATTTGTTGTGAAAATGATTGGGTataagaaaaaatagaaaaaaagaggcaatgcaggctctttgccgtctgccaccgacggcaacgggctctttgccgtccgcggcggacggcaaagaagccacGTGGCAACCACCTGTGCTTCCTAGcagctgacccatttggtcagtttgcctacagtggcacaCAACAAAGGCTTGatgctctttgccgtcagccacggACGGCATAGACTGCCGTTAGCCACCTAATGGACTAACATTGAACTTATTGTCGTCGGctttctttgccgtccgccgctgatgGCAAAGGCTCATTTGCCGTCCGCGTCAGgaagcagacgacaaagaaggtctttgccgATCCTTTCTTTGTCGGCGctttttgccgtccgcggcagacggcaatgTAGTTTGCCGTCCGCCTTCCATGCCTTTGCTGTCTGCcttagcagacggcaaagtagctgattcctgtagtgtgtAGTTTCCTTCGTGCGACCGCGTTCTTCAACCACCGTCTCCATGAGCGCCGGCGATAAGACCcatgaagtgaaggtgcggtcgcCGACGAGGAGGAATAGAACATGCTGACCCACATGTTTTCTCCTGCATCCGTCCGTGGACAGGGGGACCAGTCCACAGATAGTGATGCGGGACCCGGCCATCCAATGCTATCGCTATACATTTCGAACAAATTTTTTAACTGGACGAAATTCATGCAATTAGGATGATATTCATACAAACCAGACGACATTCATTACAATCTGGACAATTTTCATTTTAAAAAGGGGGCGGACCTAAACCTACACTGCGGTGGCGTCCGGCGTTCAAGCCCTTTGTTGCTTCCTTCCTGTGACCTCGTCCTCCATGCGTTGTTTCCATGAGCACCGGCGGTAAGACCCATAAAGTGAAGGTGTGGTCGtcggcgaggaagagtagaacatgcAGATAGACCGACCCACATGGGACACAAGGCCCCGCAGCCTCCCATGCTCTACTTATCCTCGGAGGAGTCTGTGCCTTGTACGTCACCGTAGACGTGACGTCTACGATGGAAATGAAGGCGCCGATGCTCTCGTCGTCCCACCGGGCCGCCCAATATTTCGGCGGTGGTGTGTAGGACGTGCAGCTGATCTTGTTCTATTTCGCAATCTCTTGTAGCTACGCCTCAGCGGTGGCCTGTTCTTGCCGAGCAGCGCCTTGAGCGCGGGCAGCCTCATAGATCGCACACTGCTCTGCTACGATGTTTGATTTGGCCCACGACCAGCCGGCCTCCTCGCTTGAGCGCTCGCTGTTGATTTGGCCCTCGGCCAGCCGGTGCTGCTCGAGGAGGAACAAGTTGTACGAATGTTCCTCCCGTGTCTGCTGGAAAACTGACATAGGCACCGACACAGACTGCTCCCCCGCCATGGCGGTGTTGAAGTGCGCCTGCTCCTGCTCCATGGTGAAGCTGGCATGCACATGCGTAGTCTCCGGGGCGGTGTCATCGGAGCCCGTCTCCATCGTGGCATCATCCTCAAGACCTCGGGCGAGCTGGCCAGAATGTCGGCCTCGATCCACCTGGCATGACGGCTCTGCAGGCAGCCGCAAGGGCGGCCACCTCTTGCTTCATCTCCGTTGAAAGGCTCTCCCATCGAGCGTTGCCACCCAcagtcatggcggatgtggtgcaAGGGAGGAGGGTGTGGATTGGCTTCTGTTGTGGGGTGGAGTTAGCCGGGTGTGGCCGCCTTTAAATAGCAGATTCCGGTGATGCGAGGCGTTCGGATGCGTTAATGCACGGTGGGCCTGCTTAGTTGCGCATCTGGATGGACGGGGCATTGGACATGCGTGATAGATATACATCACGTCCCGTCCAGTAAGGCGTCTCCGGTAATGAATAGACGTGGACACGGGAATGCGTCGGAGGCGGTGCCTCGGCGGTTCGCCGCTTCAATCCGGGAGCCAGTGAGAAGCCACGTTCGCTCTCTGCTGGTGTCATTACAGAGTGGCCGCTCCAGGATGAATGTGAGCAGCTGGCGCCGGGCAGGAACATGCTCGGGCAAGGGGAAGGGTATTTGGTGGGCCAGGTGGTCAGAAGCGGACGTGTCCGGACACCCGCAAAGCCCTTACTTTGCCTTGGGTTTGCGGGAGTAAGTGTGTCTAGACCGTGTTGCGGATCGGTGCAGAACCGCAGGATGACAAGACATGTCCGTACGGCGCGGTTTGTCTCTTCATTATATAAAACTTACTATCGTTTTGCAATAGAAAAACTTTGTGTGTTGTAAAAAGAGACCAGAAAGGGAGCGGTGGTATGGACTAAGACCCGCGTGGTTTCGAGAGAAATCTATTGAAACCGTGACCGTGACGGAAGCGTTTTCTGCGATTTGTTGTTGGATGACGTTGGTGGACCGCTAGGGATGCAAGATCGTTAAACTGATGCAGAAACTTTAGCGTATTGGAGAAAGTCtcaggccaactccaccgcgcgaccccaaacggacgtccgttttgtCCGGATTTTGTCCCTTTGGGTAGGGAtttggggtcgtgtccgggcctGTCCTGGGATGCGTCGGCCGTGCGCCCAGCGCGCGGACGCATCCTTTTGCCCCATCGTGTCCGCGTCCAGTTTTAAAAAAAGGGACGTTTCAAATGCCAAGCCCCAGTTCACGCCGGCAACAAAGCCAGCGGCCTACACGACCATCACCGGCAACACAGCCAGCGGCTGGCAACACAGCCAGCCTCCAAAATGAATAGTTGTCCTcgccggcaacacagccagcgGCCGGCAACACAGCCCATGAATGTTTTTTCACCAGCGCCCATGTCAGCGGCCCAGCGGGCGGGCAGCAACCATGCCAGCCTCCAAAAAGAATGGCCACGCCGATCGGACGACCTAGTTCAGGCCTTCGGCGTCGAGCATCTCCTTCTGCCTGGCCTCGAACCAGGCCCTTGTCTTGTCGCTCATCTTCGACAAGTCCACGCTCATGATCGCTAGGGCCACCTCCTTTGCTTTGGTGGCGGCATTGGtggcctcgatgtcgagctgcctcTGCCTGGCCTTGACGTTGTCGGCCTCGATCTCGAGCTGCCTTTGCCGGGCGGCCTCTTCCATGTCGAGCTGCCTTTGCCGGGCGGCCTCTTCCATGTCGAGCTGCCTTTGCCGGGCCGCCTCCTCCATGTCTATCTTCCTcttcttggccgcctcctccatctCAAGCTTCTGTCTTTGGAGATCTAGGTATTGCTTCATTTGCTCGTCCTTGCTTTGCCGCTTCTTCTCGTCCCTCACATCCTTATGTGACATCATGCCATGCAATGTCTCATGCAAGGCCATGGATGAGGCGTCACGGATGTCGTCCACCTTGGAGTTGGTCTTGCCCCTCGGCCTCTTCAACGCCTCGCCATCCCCACCTCCGGCGAACTTGGCAGTCTTCTTGCCTCTTTTCCTTTGAAGTTTACGATATTGATCCTTGAACTTGGGGCAATTGTTGATGATCGTCCAACAATGCATAAGAGTGAATGGCTTGTCATTGTGCCGGGCCttaaatgcctccaaagattgAAATGCCTATGACATGATCAACAACAAGTGAACACGATCAACAACAACAAGTCTCTTTGGGTCTCATCGGGATCATAAGCACGTCCGTGCCCACCCTGGAAGATCACGTCCTCCATGTACTGGTTGTAGAAGGGGTCGTCCACCGTCGGCGTTGAGGTTGGCATTTCCTCAAACAACACGCGGGGGGCCGGCATGGTGCCCGTGAACGGTGCACGCGCCTGCTTTCGTTGCATCTCCACGGAAGGCCGCCCGCCGCTGCTAGACCCAGGCGTCACGTTGAGGTCGATGACGGCCGCGGGGCGTGGTATGGACGGCGCGAACAAGCCCACGTCCGGCGACGCCGAGAAAAGGGTCTGGCCGTCATGCCTGGGCGGAGGAAAGCCGGGCGACATGGGCGCGACGCGCGACGTCGGCGACTGGCAGTGCGTAGGCCGGGCGACCGACGAGCCTATGCTCGCCGGGCCGGCGGCCGCTGCATGGAACCCCGCCGGACGGCCCATGCCAAGCATGAGGATGGCGTGCGCTTTATTGACGAGGTCCTCCTTCTCGTCGGCAGCGGCCTCCAGCTCCTCGCGCTGGGCGGCGAACTTGGCCGCGGCGGCATTCATCTTGACGGCCGCTCTCCGTTCCCTCCTCTTCGCCGATTCCACGTCCAacttggcgatctcctccggcgTGTACTCCGACCGCGGCTTCTTAGCCGCCTTCTTCCTCACCTTTGCGGTCGGGTCGACGGCCAGGCCGCCGGAACTTGGCGGGGCGTCGGCCATGGacgggggagagaggggggcggcggGAGGGACGTGGGAGGGTTTGGGGGAAATGGCGCCAAATGGCCGTGGGGGGGGTTGGTTTCTCCCACCGACAGGCGGGCCAGGGGAGGACAAGCGCGCGTGTCCCGCCCGTCCGCGCGctgtccgtttcaccccaaaacCAGCGCAAGTTTGGGCCGGggatgggtcgaaagcggacaCAAAGCGGACAAATGTCCGTTTGCTCCCGCGCGCTGGGCCGCGTTTTTTGTCCCTTTTACCCCAAACGGACGGGGGCGGAAAGgatagggtcgcgcggtggagttggcctcaCGGCAAGCAAATTGGTGGAGCCGGACGTACAGTATTATCCCACATGTCGTAAGAGCGACTCCAACGGACCAACGTTTGATGACAATTTTGTCCGCtatttgtccgtttgggtcggccagGCGGGCACGAACGTCCGCTTTCGCGTTTGGGTCGGTACGTGCGTCCAAAGCTAGCCCGATCCATTTTGACGGCGTTAGAAAAAAAGAACGCATGCATATTTAAAAAAAAACAACATTAATTAAACATTACAGTCGGCCACGAAGGCCGGCCAGAGTCCACGCGTCCACATTAGcatttaagaaaaataaaaactacCTAAACTACGAGGGAGCGCACAACCCTAGGTGTCGTCGTCCTCCTCGGGGTCAATGAGCGTCGGCGCAGGGTCGGCCTAGGGGAACGCCGTGTTTCAGGCGGCGGCGATGTAGGCCGCATGCAGTTGTTCCGGCGTGGGCAGTGCCAGCGCGGGGGGCTGTGCGGCCATCTATGCAGCCGCAGCCTGGCGCGTCTCCTCCTCAGCCTCGCGCTGCTTCTCCTCAAGGTCGTGCTCGAGCATCTCCTCGTACTTGCCGTGACGACGCTCCTCGGCCAGTCGTCGTTGGCGCCACATCTCAAGGTAGGCCGCCTCCTGCGCCGGTGTCGCCCCCATTCAAACCGGTGGCGCGGACACCCACTCACACAGTACTCCCGTCCAGGAGTAGCGCTCGATCGAGGACGGCTCCGGCTCGGGCTCCTGCTCGGCCTTGACGCGGCTTCGGTGCAGGGCGGCGGGGCCACCGGCGGCACCATGTAGTCGCCGGCCACAGAGAGGGCAATGGCCTGCGCCATGGCCGTCTCGTACCGGGCCTCCTCTTTCTCCGCCGTCTCCAGCCTGCaccgctcgtcctcctcgctctCGCGGTAGATCGCCGGAGGGGCCGCCTGGTAGGCGTCCTCCGCCGCTTGGTCCTCCTTGCGGACGACGAGCAGGGGCGGCGGCAGGCTGCGGTCGACCTCGCGCACGCCGCGACGCCTCGCCTCCTCGTGCTCGAAGGCGAACCACCGCTTCCAGTTCGGCGAGTCGATGGCGTAGGTGTCGTCGCGACGCTGCTCCGGCGTCAGCAGCGCCCACCGGCGCCGCACCTCCTCCGCGTGCGCCCTAGCCAACCGCGGCACCGGCGGCACTGGGATCTCTCTCCGGATCCAGATGCCAGTCGTGCGCCAGGATGACGTCGGGGTACGACAGAGGCGCGTATCTTCCTGGCCTAAAGGATTTGGCGGTAGACCAAGACAAAAAAAAAATTATTGATGTGGATGGCGTCCCTGACGTCCCTGACGTGATGACGTCCCTGACGATATCAGTCCAGGATGACGTCCCTGACGTCGGGGTACGACAGGGACGGCCCCGCCGCATGGTCGGCTTAAAAAGGTTTCTTTCGTCTTTTTTTCTACGATAACTTTCTATCTTTTTTAAGCCGACCGTGATGTTTTTGATGTGGATGGCCCCGCCGCACGGTCGGCTTAAGGCACGTATCTTTCTATCTTTTTTTCTACGATaacttttttgtttcttttttcaaTGAGAACTCCTTTTCTAATTATTGCACTTGAGAAGATTTCTTTATCGGGATCGAGTTGGGCTGGTATGGGCCTGCGCTAACAAGTCCAGTTGGCCCGTTCACAGTCCTGGCATATATATCCCTGTTCGTGTCTATCCTCCTGGGAAGCGAAACAGTCCAGGCAGCCCTAgaatccgccgccgccgccgccgccgctagaCCTGATGGCGCTGCGCTCCCTCGTCAGGAAGTTGCCGGCCCTCGGTGCCAGGTCACCGCCGGTGGCCCCCCGTATGGGGCCGGTCCACGCGCTCTCGCCGGCGGCGGGTTCTCGCCTCATGTCCCACGGTGGCACGGTAAGTAGCTCTGTTCGATTTCTCGCAATCCATGTTAGATCCGATCCCCGCTGGTGCGGTTTTGCTCTAATTTTTCTCCAGTTTCATCTAATTTACAACTTGTTAGAGAAATCAGTCACCCCAAGTTAGATCTGATCCCAGCTGGTGCGGTTTTGCGCCTTTCCCCCCTCTAGTATCATCTTTTTAGAGAAATCAATCAcccttgtactccctccgtcccaaaattcttgtcttagattagtctagatacggatgtatctaatactaaaacatGACTTGAttcatccgtatttagacaaatctaagacaagaattttgggacggaggaagtactacTTTTTAGTGGATGTTCGGATGGTGAGATGTTCCTTTATTAAGTCACTAGTGTTTACACTTATTTAGATTTGGCGGTAGACCAAGACAAAAAAAAAATTATTGCATCTTTCATCCGCCTTGAGAGGCATCCGTGATGTATTCACTGTATTGCAACTTCTTTATGAATTTCCAGCATTTGTAACACATGTCCTTCAAATTTTTATAGGGGGGTCAAGTGGTTTATTCTGATGATGATAAAACGCTGGCCAAACAGCGCGAGGAAATAAAGCACATGACTGCAGAGTTTGACCAGAGTATGAAGGATATATCCAAGAATTTGGATGATATGGATTTAGTTGGGAGGTAAATTCCTTAATACAGTATACAACTGAACGAGCCTTTTTACCCTACTAGTACTGTTTCTGGACGATGTTTATTGAGCAAGGCTACTCTAGTTTTTTAGACGCAAAGTAGTGCTCATATGTGTTTTTTCTAAGATAAACCTAGTTGCAGAACAATATGTAATAATACTTGTGTGTAAGTTGTGAAAAATAATAATAGGTAACTTTGTATCTTCTAACACATTGACTCTTTGCAGGCGTTGCAAGGAGGACTTGGCAAATTTCC contains:
- the LOC125540688 gene encoding uncharacterized protein LOC125540688, with protein sequence MALRSLVRKLPALGARSPPVAPRMGPVHALSPAAGSRLMSHGGTGGQVVYSDDDKTLAKQREEIKHMTAEFDQSMKDISKNLDDMDLVGRRCKEDLANFHRRLHNMQKVVNVALIVLVPISVLKFLSL